A window of the Syntrophus gentianae genome harbors these coding sequences:
- a CDS encoding aminoacyl-tRNA deacylase — protein sequence MSRDKIPVTPALLTLKKNSVVYTPRTYKYVERGGTRVSAMALGVDEHEVIKTLVMEDEQKTPLIILMHGDREVSTKNLARFLGVKAVHPCDPKIAEKHTGYKVGGTSPFGTKKTLPIYMEETIAELPRILINAGSRGFLAEMPPSELIRVLHPIPVKISVGS from the coding sequence ATGTCCCGAGATAAGATCCCTGTCACGCCGGCACTGCTGACTCTGAAAAAGAATTCGGTGGTTTATACCCCCCGGACTTACAAGTACGTGGAACGAGGGGGTACGCGCGTATCGGCCATGGCCCTGGGGGTTGATGAACATGAAGTCATCAAAACGCTGGTCATGGAAGACGAGCAGAAAACGCCGCTGATTATCCTGATGCATGGCGATCGGGAAGTCTCCACGAAAAACCTGGCAAGGTTTCTTGGGGTGAAAGCCGTTCATCCCTGTGATCCGAAAATCGCCGAGAAGCATACCGGCTACAAGGTGGGGGGGACGTCTCCCTTCGGAACGAAAAAGACTCTGCCCATCTATATGGAGGAAACCATTGCTGAGTTGCCCCGAATCCTGATTAATGCGGGCAGCCGGGGGTTCCTGGCGGAAATGCCGCCGTCGGAGCTGATCCGTGTGCTGCATCCCATCCCCGTCAAGATAAGCGTCGGTTCCTGA
- a CDS encoding HAL/PAL/TAL family ammonia-lyase, producing the protein MAEMLKTGPLTVNGQNVNLDEIVALSRNAKKVFISEDRAFIARMEQSRKMLADAVERSIPVYGVTTGYGKSCGKRLSKKDALKRKGASPLPFHGCGTGEPIGIEETRAAMVCRLLCLARGYSGVSLPLLEQIASFLNKGITPVVPCEGSVGASGDLTPMSYIAATLAGDREVFYRGRRMPALEAIEKAKLTPYAFQMKEHLSMMNGTSVMTGIAVIAVERAVRILDAAVCAAALAVHALKGKAHHFHEEIGRAKSFPGQIRIARKMRELLATEADLSDLEENSPESLQDPYSIRCTPQIAGVLDDALQWISDWVTIEANSSNDNPIFDPESGAPLMSGNFYGGHMAFAMDALKAALASIADMSDRQVMLLVAPQYNRGLPADLVGMKGPESLFYHGFKAMSLSSSALAAEALKNTMPAGSFSRSTESHNQDKVSMGTIAARDAARICTLTERVVAIHLLAAAQACELRGNIRYRPRLERLLEKLRKESAMVTEDRPLDRDIEGIVQLIAYSDVFRI; encoded by the coding sequence ATGGCAGAGATGTTGAAGACGGGCCCGTTAACCGTAAACGGTCAAAACGTCAATCTGGATGAGATTGTCGCCCTGTCCAGAAATGCGAAGAAGGTTTTCATCAGTGAGGATCGCGCCTTTATCGCCCGGATGGAACAATCTCGAAAAATGCTTGCCGATGCGGTAGAAAGGAGCATCCCCGTTTATGGCGTGACAACGGGTTACGGTAAATCCTGCGGCAAACGCCTTTCAAAAAAGGATGCCCTGAAAAGGAAGGGCGCAAGCCCGCTGCCTTTTCACGGGTGCGGCACCGGAGAACCCATTGGAATCGAGGAAACCCGCGCTGCCATGGTATGCCGTCTGCTCTGCCTTGCCAGGGGCTATTCGGGCGTCTCTCTGCCCCTGCTGGAGCAGATCGCCTCCTTTTTGAACAAGGGCATTACGCCCGTTGTTCCGTGCGAAGGTTCTGTCGGGGCCTCCGGTGACCTGACGCCCATGTCTTACATCGCCGCCACGCTGGCCGGAGATCGGGAGGTCTTCTACCGCGGCAGGCGAATGCCGGCTTTGGAGGCAATCGAAAAAGCCAAACTGACCCCCTATGCCTTCCAGATGAAAGAGCACCTCTCCATGATGAATGGTACATCCGTCATGACGGGAATTGCGGTCATCGCCGTGGAACGGGCGGTTCGAATCCTGGACGCCGCAGTCTGCGCGGCGGCTTTGGCCGTCCATGCCTTGAAGGGAAAGGCCCATCATTTCCATGAGGAAATCGGAAGGGCCAAATCATTTCCCGGACAAATCCGGATTGCACGGAAAATGCGGGAGCTTCTGGCAACGGAGGCCGACCTGTCCGATCTGGAAGAGAATTCCCCCGAGAGTCTCCAGGACCCCTATTCCATCCGCTGCACCCCACAGATTGCGGGGGTCCTTGACGACGCCCTGCAGTGGATTTCAGACTGGGTGACGATCGAGGCAAACAGCTCCAACGACAATCCGATTTTCGATCCCGAAAGCGGGGCGCCGCTTATGAGCGGGAATTTCTATGGAGGGCATATGGCCTTTGCCATGGATGCCCTCAAGGCTGCACTGGCCTCGATTGCCGACATGTCCGACCGCCAGGTGATGCTCCTCGTGGCACCCCAGTACAACCGGGGGCTTCCGGCCGATCTTGTCGGCATGAAGGGACCGGAATCCCTTTTCTATCACGGGTTCAAGGCCATGTCCCTCTCTTCTTCGGCTCTGGCCGCGGAGGCGCTGAAGAACACCATGCCTGCCGGTTCCTTCTCCCGGTCGACGGAATCCCACAATCAGGACAAGGTCAGCATGGGGACGATTGCCGCACGCGATGCTGCGCGGATCTGTACGCTGACGGAAAGGGTGGTGGCCATTCATCTGCTGGCGGCAGCGCAGGCCTGTGAGCTTCGCGGAAATATCCGTTATCGCCCACGGTTGGAGAGACTCCTGGAAAAACTCAGGAAAGAGTCCGCCATGGTCACGGAAGACCGTCCCCTGGACAGGGATATCGAGGGCATTGTGCAGCTGATCGCTTACTCAGACGTTTTCCGGATTTGA
- a CDS encoding aldehyde ferredoxin oxidoreductase N-terminal domain-containing protein, with amino-acid sequence MIRDFFRVLIVDLVTGRGAVAILEGRDTVAGGSGLAAFLFNKYSHPDRPWNDPDQPLIFAIGPLTGYFPLMSKTVCAFKSPYHDQYAESHGGGRSALSLRFADLDALVITGKATKPSCVNVGSRHLEIRDVSYLWGKDVFETGKMLRGLFKGAGHRSNLRIGPAGEKGIAIAGINVDTYRHFGRLGCGAVMGSKNLKAIVINGDAVFPLPDSKDYSKLFQEVYAKLTDTDMMSKYHDIGTPINMALLNELKMLPIRNLQRTSDPVISNITGEQFAENTLLRNSACAGCPVGCIHIGFVRERFQKEHRYLYRQVSYDHEPIFAVGSMLSVDNSFAVLAIIDIAEKMGLDVMSAGVALAWATEATEKGILSEKETIVPLSFGYSEGYKKAMEFLGEGSNEFYRLLGQGTLKAAEHFGGKDYACVLGQEMAGYATGEVFFTSQALGLRHSHLDSGGYAYDQKEKGQDLTKAVDFLVKDEQGRVLLTSMVACLFARNVYTDELLAKCLKTIGFGTLADNLGTVSRNIQQLRWQSRFACGFRPEDITIPRRFYEIETLKGPVDPAFFDLLIQEYVKAIRQLAGTDKAE; translated from the coding sequence ATGATCCGAGATTTTTTCAGAGTGCTTATCGTTGATCTGGTTACTGGCCGTGGCGCCGTGGCAATTCTGGAAGGGAGAGACACGGTTGCCGGCGGCAGCGGACTTGCCGCCTTCCTGTTCAACAAGTATAGCCATCCCGACCGACCGTGGAACGATCCGGATCAGCCCCTCATCTTCGCCATCGGGCCGCTTACCGGTTACTTTCCGTTGATGAGCAAAACCGTCTGCGCCTTCAAATCTCCCTACCACGATCAGTATGCGGAGAGTCACGGTGGCGGGCGCTCCGCACTCTCGCTACGTTTTGCGGACCTTGACGCCCTGGTCATCACAGGCAAGGCGACAAAGCCCTCCTGCGTAAATGTCGGCTCCCGCCATCTGGAGATAAGGGATGTCTCTTACCTGTGGGGCAAGGACGTGTTTGAGACAGGGAAAATGCTGCGCGGGTTATTCAAAGGGGCGGGACATCGAAGCAACCTGCGCATCGGACCGGCAGGAGAGAAGGGAATCGCCATCGCAGGAATCAACGTCGATACCTACCGGCATTTCGGAAGGCTCGGATGCGGGGCGGTGATGGGCAGTAAGAATCTCAAGGCCATCGTGATAAATGGCGACGCGGTATTTCCGCTCCCTGACTCCAAAGATTACTCGAAACTCTTTCAGGAAGTCTATGCAAAGCTCACCGATACCGACATGATGAGCAAGTACCACGACATCGGCACGCCGATAAACATGGCGTTGCTGAATGAACTGAAGATGTTGCCCATTCGGAACCTCCAGCGGACAAGCGATCCTGTCATCAGCAACATTACCGGAGAACAGTTTGCGGAAAATACGCTGCTGCGAAACTCCGCCTGCGCAGGCTGTCCCGTGGGGTGCATCCATATCGGGTTTGTGCGGGAGCGCTTTCAGAAGGAGCACCGGTACCTCTACCGTCAGGTCTCCTATGACCACGAGCCGATCTTTGCCGTGGGATCGATGCTCTCGGTGGATAATAGCTTCGCGGTCCTGGCGATCATTGACATCGCCGAGAAGATGGGGCTCGATGTCATGTCGGCGGGCGTAGCCCTTGCCTGGGCCACTGAAGCTACGGAGAAGGGAATTCTTTCGGAAAAGGAGACGATCGTTCCCCTCTCCTTCGGCTACAGCGAAGGATACAAGAAAGCGATGGAGTTCCTCGGAGAAGGTTCGAATGAATTCTACCGTCTCCTCGGACAGGGGACACTGAAGGCGGCGGAACATTTCGGCGGTAAGGATTATGCCTGCGTACTCGGCCAGGAGATGGCGGGGTATGCGACGGGAGAGGTTTTCTTTACCTCGCAGGCTCTCGGGCTTCGCCACTCCCATCTGGATAGCGGCGGTTATGCTTACGACCAGAAGGAAAAGGGCCAGGACCTGACCAAGGCCGTTGATTTTCTGGTCAAGGATGAACAGGGAAGGGTCCTTCTCACCTCCATGGTCGCCTGTCTCTTCGCCCGCAACGTCTATACGGACGAACTGCTCGCCAAGTGCCTGAAGACCATAGGCTTCGGTACCCTTGCCGATAATCTCGGGACGGTTTCCCGGAACATTCAGCAGCTGCGGTGGCAGAGCCGTTTTGCCTGCGGATTTCGACCAGAGGATATAACCATCCCCAGGCGATTCTATGAGATAGAAACCTTGAAAGGACCGGTGGACCCTGCCTTTTTTGACCTGCTTATCCAGGAGTACGTGAAGGCCATCCGTCAACTCGCCGGCACAGACAAGGCAGAATAA
- a CDS encoding 4Fe-4S binding protein — translation MKILTTPRMERCIGCHSCSLACARLVHRNLSWDTAGIRIRSSGGLSTGFEAKICLACDPAPCADACPTGAYSQRKGGGVIVRKNLCIRCGACAHACPVDAIYLDTTGEPFVCIHCGRCVPFCPHDCLELAEVSGVQATTEGGAS, via the coding sequence ATGAAAATCTTGACGACACCGAGGATGGAGCGCTGCATCGGCTGCCATTCCTGTTCTCTTGCCTGCGCCAGGCTCGTGCACAGGAACCTCTCCTGGGATACCGCCGGCATCCGCATTCGGTCATCGGGAGGACTTTCGACGGGCTTTGAGGCGAAGATCTGCCTCGCCTGCGACCCGGCTCCCTGCGCTGATGCCTGCCCGACAGGCGCTTACTCGCAACGCAAAGGCGGAGGCGTCATCGTCCGAAAGAATCTCTGTATCCGCTGCGGGGCGTGTGCGCACGCCTGTCCCGTGGATGCCATCTATCTCGATACGACCGGCGAGCCCTTTGTATGTATCCATTGCGGCCGGTGTGTCCCCTTCTGCCCCCATGACTGCCTTGAGCTTGCCGAGGTTTCAGGCGTGCAAGCGACAACGGAAGGAGGCGCATCATGA
- the pgi gene encoding glucose-6-phosphate isomerase, with amino-acid sequence MATNPVPLTERLAWQALAAHSRDRQLNLKDLFAGDPKRGERMTAEAVGIYLDYSKNLISEETLRLLLQLAGETGLRERIEAMFRGEKINVTENRAVLHIALRAPRGASIVVDGENVVPQVHAVLDKMALFADQVRSGAWKGHSGKRIRNVVNIGIGGSDLGPVMAYEALKYYSDRSLTFRFVSNIDGTDFAEAVQDLNPTETLFIISSKTFTTLETMTNAATARAWLVQGSNGDEKAVVKHFVAVSTNGSEVKKFGIDTANMFGFWDWVGGRYSMDSAIGLATMIAIGHDNFHDMLRGFHEMDEHFRTAPFEVNLPVLLALLAIWYNNFFGAETVAVLPYEQYLKRFPAYLQQLTMESNGKRVTLDGAAVNYSTSPIYWGEPGTNGQHSFFQLIHQGTKLIPCDFIAFVEPLFPLGRHHDLLLANVFAQTEALAFGKTVQEVLSEGVPDWLASHKVFEGNRPSSTILAQRLTPETLGKLVALYEHSVFSQGAIWNINPFDQWGVELGKALAQRIIPELESRDEPVLGHDSSTNALIRRCRKLKMGKE; translated from the coding sequence ATGGCAACAAATCCGGTACCGCTCACCGAACGCTTAGCGTGGCAAGCCCTGGCGGCTCACTCCAGGGATCGTCAACTCAATCTCAAGGATCTTTTCGCCGGCGACCCCAAACGCGGCGAGAGGATGACGGCTGAAGCGGTGGGGATTTACCTGGATTATTCAAAGAACCTGATTTCCGAGGAGACACTCAGGCTCCTCCTGCAATTGGCCGGGGAAACCGGCCTTCGCGAACGTATCGAAGCCATGTTCCGGGGGGAAAAAATCAACGTCACGGAAAACCGTGCCGTTCTGCACATCGCTCTGCGCGCTCCGAGAGGGGCATCCATCGTCGTGGACGGAGAAAACGTCGTCCCCCAGGTCCATGCCGTCCTGGATAAGATGGCCCTTTTTGCCGACCAGGTTCGGAGCGGAGCCTGGAAAGGCCACAGCGGCAAGCGCATCCGGAACGTCGTCAATATCGGCATCGGCGGCTCGGACCTCGGTCCGGTCATGGCCTACGAGGCGCTGAAGTATTACAGTGACCGCTCCCTGACCTTCCGTTTCGTCTCCAACATCGACGGGACGGACTTTGCGGAAGCCGTCCAGGATCTGAATCCCACGGAAACGCTTTTTATTATTTCCTCGAAAACGTTCACGACCCTGGAGACAATGACCAACGCGGCGACGGCGCGGGCCTGGCTGGTTCAAGGAAGCAATGGGGATGAAAAAGCCGTGGTGAAGCATTTTGTCGCCGTCTCGACGAATGGGTCAGAGGTAAAGAAATTCGGCATCGACACCGCCAACATGTTCGGGTTCTGGGACTGGGTCGGCGGCCGATATTCCATGGATTCGGCCATCGGCCTGGCGACGATGATCGCCATCGGGCACGATAACTTCCACGACATGCTGCGAGGATTCCACGAGATGGATGAACATTTCCGCACCGCCCCCTTTGAGGTCAATCTCCCGGTGCTCCTGGCTCTTCTCGCCATCTGGTACAACAACTTCTTCGGCGCGGAGACCGTCGCCGTACTTCCCTATGAGCAATACCTGAAACGATTTCCCGCTTACCTTCAACAGTTGACCATGGAGAGCAACGGAAAACGCGTCACCCTCGACGGCGCCGCCGTGAACTACTCGACGAGTCCCATCTATTGGGGTGAACCGGGAACGAACGGCCAGCACTCCTTCTTTCAGTTGATTCACCAAGGGACGAAACTGATTCCCTGCGACTTCATCGCCTTCGTCGAACCGCTCTTTCCTCTCGGCCGGCACCATGATCTGCTGCTGGCGAATGTCTTCGCCCAGACCGAGGCACTGGCCTTCGGCAAGACGGTTCAAGAAGTTTTGTCCGAGGGCGTTCCGGACTGGCTGGCGTCCCACAAGGTTTTTGAGGGCAATCGGCCTTCCAGCACGATCCTCGCCCAGCGGTTGACTCCGGAAACGTTGGGAAAACTGGTCGCCCTTTACGAACACAGCGTCTTTTCCCAGGGCGCCATCTGGAACATCAATCCCTTTGACCAGTGGGGCGTCGAACTGGGAAAGGCCCTCGCCCAGCGCATCATCCCGGAATTGGAAAGCAGGGATGAGCCCGTACTCGGCCATGACAGTTCAACGAACGCCCTGATCCGCCGCTGCCGCAAGCTCAAGATGGGAAAAGAATAG
- a CDS encoding YMGG-like glycine zipper-containing protein, with protein sequence MKTLRKSLFLLLLLLSGCATVPTGPSVMVLPPPNKPFEQFQAEDAVCRQWAAQQIGLSPQEAVNQNVAAGAIVGTAVGAGLGAAIGSASGHAGTGAAIGAGSGLLVGTASGANAGRLYGYEAQRRYDIKYMQCMYAKGNQIPGVRTKIIQTVPLPPPPGYTSGPQSYPPGEWVTVPDQWVNGKWVPSHKAWAPLKQ encoded by the coding sequence ATGAAAACACTCAGGAAAAGTCTCTTTTTATTGTTATTGCTGCTGTCGGGATGTGCAACCGTTCCTACAGGTCCCAGCGTGATGGTTTTGCCACCACCGAACAAACCCTTTGAACAGTTCCAAGCCGAGGATGCCGTATGCAGGCAATGGGCAGCACAGCAGATCGGGTTAAGCCCTCAGGAGGCCGTTAATCAGAATGTTGCCGCCGGTGCTATTGTCGGTACTGCCGTCGGAGCCGGCCTTGGCGCTGCGATTGGCTCTGCTTCAGGTCATGCCGGTACCGGAGCTGCTATCGGCGCCGGAAGCGGGCTTCTTGTGGGAACGGCCTCGGGCGCCAATGCCGGCCGGTTGTATGGTTATGAGGCACAGCGTCGATACGATATAAAATATATGCAGTGCATGTATGCAAAGGGGAACCAGATTCCCGGCGTTCGTACCAAAATCATCCAGACGGTCCCCCTGCCTCCTCCACCGGGCTACACGTCCGGTCCGCAGAGTTATCCTCCCGGTGAATGGGTAACGGTTCCCGACCAGTGGGTAAATGGAAAGTGGGTTCCATCCCATAAGGCGTGGGCCCCTTTGAAACAATAA
- a CDS encoding OmpA family protein, whose product MGNRDFRTNTLRVITLSLAIMIGILFSGIGYGGQIQPGQKRIVASGEELNIKGIILSRDGEMFVLRDITRTDTIVVLTDSTSIKSERQGLGLLPERRSKSFQATALLPGLILQVKGKGDSEGRLVADEIRFKESDLRAAVTASVRTAPVEDKSDKALRDIAETDKRISSLDQYDVVNVVTVLFAVNKTDLSAEAKAQLDELASKAPSAKNYTVEVQGFADSTGNYRHNMKLSQRRAEAVVQYLTVKHNIPLRRITIPMGYGETKAAADETTAAGRAKDRRVEVRILVNKGLSQQQAEPAAPPTKTE is encoded by the coding sequence ATGGGAAACAGAGATTTTAGGACAAACACCTTGCGAGTAATTACTTTAAGCCTGGCCATAATGATTGGGATCTTGTTTTCGGGCATCGGATACGGCGGTCAAATCCAGCCGGGTCAGAAGCGTATCGTTGCATCAGGAGAGGAGCTCAATATTAAAGGCATCATCCTCAGCCGCGATGGCGAGATGTTCGTCTTACGCGACATAACGCGTACCGATACCATTGTGGTGTTGACCGATTCTACCAGCATAAAGAGCGAGCGACAAGGACTGGGCCTATTACCAGAGCGCAGAAGCAAGAGTTTTCAGGCCACGGCCCTCCTTCCCGGCCTTATTCTGCAGGTCAAGGGCAAAGGTGATTCGGAGGGTCGCCTGGTGGCCGATGAGATCCGATTTAAAGAATCAGACCTTCGAGCTGCGGTGACCGCATCTGTTCGGACAGCACCAGTCGAAGACAAATCGGACAAAGCTCTCAGAGATATCGCAGAAACCGACAAGCGCATTTCATCGCTCGATCAATATGATGTCGTTAATGTCGTGACGGTGTTGTTCGCCGTCAACAAAACGGACCTCTCGGCTGAGGCAAAAGCGCAGCTCGACGAGCTTGCATCGAAAGCACCCAGTGCGAAGAACTACACGGTGGAAGTGCAGGGTTTTGCCGATTCGACAGGAAATTATAGACATAATATGAAGCTGAGTCAGCGACGTGCCGAAGCAGTCGTGCAATACCTGACCGTAAAGCACAACATTCCACTAAGGCGCATCACGATTCCCATGGGTTATGGTGAAACAAAAGCAGCTGCCGATGAAACGACGGCAGCAGGTCGCGCAAAGGACCGTCGGGTGGAAGTCAGGATTCTGGTCAACAAGGGACTTTCACAACAACAGGCAGAGCCAGCCGCCCCGCCAACCAAGACAGAATAG
- a CDS encoding YMGG-like glycine zipper-containing protein, which produces MKKISLVIILAISLVVLGCAGMSDTQKRTLGGGAVGAGTGALIGAMSGEAGWGAAIGAAAGLAGGYLYDQHEKSKEASYNEGYKAGQKSSKKSQ; this is translated from the coding sequence ATGAAAAAAATATCTCTTGTCATTATATTAGCGATAAGCCTTGTGGTTTTGGGGTGTGCCGGCATGTCGGACACGCAGAAGCGCACCTTGGGTGGAGGAGCGGTTGGCGCAGGAACAGGAGCACTGATCGGGGCAATGTCCGGTGAAGCCGGCTGGGGGGCTGCGATAGGTGCTGCTGCAGGGTTGGCTGGAGGCTATCTTTATGATCAGCACGAGAAGTCCAAAGAAGCCTCGTACAATGAAGGTTACAAAGCCGGCCAGAAGAGTTCCAAAAAGAGCCAGTAG
- the nadB gene encoding L-aspartate oxidase has protein sequence MNSEIITTEILIIGSGLAGLRAALEASKSGKKVIILTKSRITDSNTLYAQGGITGVDPARVASGKDSYESLIQNTLAAGDGLCKREVVDYFSYNSYEAIKFLMEQEVPFSKDANGWVLHQEGGHDHERIYCVADYTGKAIEETLVSKVLEDPNIRVYEYFLTFTLITKRKLRKDPNIEDRCLGVYAIDRKNETVITFKANAVILATGGAGRAFQYTSNPENATGDGIAMAYNVGAKIANMEFFQFHPTVLYEPFGMQSNERRFLLTEALRGVSMGGILTTGEDSKEDFVLNYDPDGSHATRDKVSQAIDAEMKRSGLKHVYLNVTTAVTGKSPDYIQEHFPQIYAHCLNKGIDITVEPIPVVPAAHYTCGGVLVDLSGRTSIPGLFAIGEVSCTGLMGANRLASNSLTEAALFGKLAANEAIKFSEKENSEDVPLWYTPGILSHADVATVNQIWDVTRTTMMSLCGIDRTEERLRAAVGILESLYDTINKIYWGYYPNDQIFETRNLIQTAKLIAQAALFRKESRGGHFRSDYPQKVPGYEAMTLIQYGAEMKLVPV, from the coding sequence ATGAATTCCGAGATAATAACCACAGAAATACTGATCATCGGCAGTGGCCTCGCCGGGCTTCGAGCAGCTCTTGAAGCCAGCAAAAGCGGGAAAAAAGTCATCATCCTGACCAAGAGCAGAATCACCGATTCCAACACCTTATACGCGCAAGGCGGGATTACCGGCGTCGACCCTGCGCGGGTCGCCAGCGGAAAAGACAGTTATGAATCGTTGATCCAGAATACCCTGGCTGCAGGCGATGGCCTGTGTAAAAGGGAAGTGGTCGACTATTTCTCCTATAATTCCTACGAGGCGATCAAATTTCTCATGGAGCAGGAGGTCCCCTTTTCAAAAGATGCGAATGGCTGGGTCCTGCACCAGGAAGGGGGACACGATCACGAGAGGATCTATTGCGTTGCGGATTATACGGGTAAAGCGATTGAAGAAACGCTGGTGAGCAAAGTCCTGGAAGACCCGAATATACGAGTATACGAATATTTTCTTACCTTCACCCTGATCACGAAACGGAAACTCAGGAAAGACCCGAACATTGAAGACCGGTGCCTGGGGGTTTATGCGATTGACCGGAAAAATGAAACCGTCATCACATTCAAGGCAAATGCCGTCATCCTCGCAACGGGCGGAGCGGGAAGAGCCTTCCAGTACACGAGCAACCCGGAAAATGCCACCGGCGACGGGATTGCCATGGCGTATAACGTCGGAGCAAAAATCGCCAACATGGAATTCTTCCAGTTCCATCCGACCGTCCTATACGAGCCCTTCGGCATGCAGTCCAATGAACGGCGATTCCTGCTCACGGAAGCATTAAGGGGCGTCAGCATGGGCGGAATCCTGACGACCGGTGAGGATTCAAAGGAAGATTTCGTCTTGAACTATGATCCTGACGGCTCGCATGCAACCCGTGATAAAGTGTCCCAGGCAATCGATGCGGAAATGAAAAGATCAGGCTTGAAGCATGTTTATTTGAACGTCACGACGGCCGTCACCGGGAAAAGTCCCGACTACATCCAGGAACACTTTCCCCAGATATATGCCCACTGCCTGAACAAAGGCATTGATATCACGGTGGAGCCGATTCCGGTCGTTCCGGCGGCCCATTACACCTGCGGCGGCGTCCTCGTGGATCTATCGGGGAGAACGAGCATTCCCGGATTGTTCGCAATCGGCGAGGTATCGTGCACCGGACTGATGGGAGCCAATCGTCTGGCTTCCAATTCTCTGACGGAAGCGGCCCTCTTTGGCAAACTTGCCGCAAATGAGGCGATAAAATTCTCCGAAAAGGAAAATTCGGAGGATGTCCCCCTATGGTACACCCCTGGAATCCTGAGTCATGCCGACGTTGCCACCGTCAACCAGATCTGGGATGTGACGAGAACGACGATGATGAGTTTGTGTGGAATCGACCGGACGGAGGAGAGATTGAGGGCAGCCGTCGGAATCCTGGAAAGTTTGTACGATACGATCAACAAGATATACTGGGGGTACTATCCCAACGACCAGATCTTTGAGACACGGAACCTGATCCAGACGGCAAAATTGATCGCCCAGGCGGCCCTCTTCAGAAAGGAGAGCCGGGGAGGACATTTCCGCTCCGATTATCCGCAGAAAGTACCCGGTTACGAAGCCATGACCCTGATCCAGTACGGAGCCGAGATGAAATTAGTCCCCGTATGA
- a CDS encoding phosphoribosylaminoimidazolesuccinocarboxamide synthase: MDKATLLYEGKTKNVYVLENGHYLLKFKDDVTGEKGVFDPGANNIGLSIEGVGRKNLRMSVFFFEKLEAAGIKTHFVRSDLDEATMEVLPAKVFGRGLEVICRRRAVGSFFRRYGDYIEEGASLPLYVEMTFKDDDRDDPLVTRDGLVVLGILSGREYDVIKEETRKITGIIAGDLLEKGMELYDIKLEFGYHRDELLLIDEISSGNMRVYKEGKYIEPLNLSALLFA; this comes from the coding sequence ATGGACAAAGCGACATTGCTGTATGAAGGCAAGACAAAGAATGTGTATGTTCTCGAAAACGGCCATTATCTGCTGAAGTTCAAGGATGATGTTACAGGTGAAAAGGGGGTTTTCGATCCGGGTGCGAATAACATAGGGTTGAGCATTGAGGGGGTCGGCAGGAAAAATCTCAGGATGTCGGTCTTCTTTTTCGAAAAGCTGGAGGCTGCCGGTATAAAAACCCATTTCGTCCGCTCAGATCTTGACGAGGCGACGATGGAGGTGCTTCCCGCAAAGGTATTTGGCAGGGGGCTTGAGGTTATCTGCCGCAGAAGGGCCGTTGGCAGCTTTTTCCGCCGTTACGGCGATTATATCGAAGAAGGTGCGTCCCTTCCCCTTTACGTCGAGATGACCTTCAAGGACGATGACAGAGACGATCCCCTTGTGACTCGGGATGGACTTGTTGTCCTCGGCATTCTGAGCGGCCGGGAGTATGACGTCATCAAGGAAGAGACGCGGAAGATCACAGGGATCATCGCCGGCGATCTTCTCGAAAAGGGGATGGAACTCTATGATATAAAACTGGAGTTCGGATACCACCGCGATGAGCTTCTTCTCATCGATGAAATATCCTCAGGAAATATGCGGGTGTATAAGGAGGGAAAATACATCGAGCCCCTGAACCTTTCCGCGCTGCTCTTTGCGTAA
- a CDS encoding Rap1a/Tai family immunity protein — translation MKITTLVIFLSVLLTMPALTLAGVVSENDFRVETTQNLMNLCTTAPDDPLYPQAINFCHGYLVGAFAYYEATTSGPKGIKLVCPPEIRPSRNETIKMFIDWCKAHPQYMNEKPVETEFRFLIEKWPCKP, via the coding sequence GTGAAAATTACGACCCTGGTTATTTTCTTGTCGGTTCTTTTGACCATGCCTGCCTTGACTTTGGCCGGTGTCGTGTCAGAAAATGATTTTCGGGTTGAAACGACCCAGAACCTGATGAATCTGTGCACCACAGCACCGGATGATCCTTTGTATCCCCAGGCCATAAACTTTTGCCACGGGTATCTGGTGGGAGCATTTGCCTACTATGAAGCCACCACCTCGGGACCCAAAGGCATCAAACTGGTCTGCCCCCCTGAGATTCGACCCTCTCGCAACGAGACCATCAAGATGTTCATCGATTGGTGCAAGGCCCACCCGCAATACATGAATGAAAAGCCGGTTGAAACGGAGTTCAGGTTCCTGATTGAGAAGTGGCCCTGCAAACCCTGA